In Lampris incognitus isolate fLamInc1 chromosome 20, fLamInc1.hap2, whole genome shotgun sequence, one genomic interval encodes:
- the plaa gene encoding phospholipase A-2-activating protein isoform X1 encodes MALSNSYRLRCSIPGHEMDVRGLASVALPDGAFVSVSRDRTGRVWVPNSSPDKGFTEMHCMSGHSNFVSCVCVIAPSEIHPRGLVVTGGNDNNICVFTMDQPQPLYTLKGHKNTVCTLSSGKFGTLLSGSWDTTAKVWLNEKCMMTLQGHSGAVWAVTILPEQGLMLSGSADKTIKLWKAGRCETTYTGHEDCVRGLAVISNTEFISCSNDASIRRWLVKGECVQVYYSHTNYIYSIAVFPNNEDFVSTGEDRSLRIWRKGECSQTIRLPAQSVWCCCILPNGDIVVGASDGMIRVFTESEDRVASPEDLQAFEDDLSKATIDPKTGDLGDIKLEELPGREHLNEPGNRDGQTRLIKDGQKVEAYQWSISDGRWVKIGDVVGGSNQQTSKTVMYEGKEYDYVFTIDVNEGGPSMKLPYNVSDDPWLTAHNFLQKNDLSPMFLDQVANFIIENTKGHVLGTAQPEGVVDPFTGSGRYIPGSSDSRTGLGADPFTGSGRYIPGSGTTTGGPAGAADPFTGGGAYCAAALRQIPTNIYYPKTDCVTFEQANTTQIIAKLKELNSGATQVHKLSEEILDSLERLLVTVCGLKSLEQPATIQQINLLWKASHWPEDIVFPVLDIMRLAVRHPQVNESLCGEAEGIQFCNHLLSLMKPQGRPANQLLALRTLCNCFSGQHGRALLMAQREMVLSRAADLASVCNKNIHIALATLVLNYAGCLHGQPDLEAKAQCLSVASTALESVQDMEAVFRLLVALGTTMASDQTAQDLARSLGVNSQISKYSSISDPPKVGECCQLVLKELQ; translated from the exons ATGGCGTTGTCCAACTCGTACAGACTCAGGTGCTCCATTCCTGGGCACGAAATGGATGTTAGAGGGCTCGCAAGTGTCGCACTCCCTGACGGAGCTTTTGTGTCTGTGTCCAGAGATCGAACCGGAAGAGTCTGGGTCCCCAACTCCAG CCCAGACAAAGGTTTCACAGAAATGCACTGTATGTCCGGCCACTCGAATTTTGTATCCTGTGTATGCGTCATCGCTCCTAGTGAAATACATCCCCGAGGACTTGTTGTCACTGGTGGAAATGACAATAATATTTGTGTTTTCACAATGGACCAACCACAGCCCCTGTACACTCTCAAGGGTCACAAAAACACAG TTTGCACTCTTTCCTCTGGGAAGTTTGGGACATTATTGAGTGGCTCCTGGGACACCACAGCCAAAGTCTGGCTCAATGAGAAGTGCATGATGACTTTACAG GGCCACTCTGGCGCAGTATGGGCAGTAACCATTCTACCTGAACAAGGTTTAATGCTGTCTGGATCAGCAGACAAGACCATTAAGCTTTGGAAAGCTGGCCGCTGTGAGACGACCTATACTG GCCATGAGGACTGTGTGAGGGGGTTGGCAGTGATCAGCAATACAGAGTTCATCTCTTGCAGCAATGATGCCAGTATCAGGAGATGGCTGGTAAAAGGCGAATGTGTACAGGTCTATTACAGCCATACCAACTACATTTACAGCATAGCTGTGTTCCCTAATAACGAAG ATTTTGTGAGTACAGGAGAGGACAGGTCTTTGAGGATATGGAGGAAAGGAGAGTGTTCCCAAACCATCCGCCTCCCTGCACAGTCGGTGTGGTGCTGTTGCATTCTGCCAAATGGAGATATTGTTGTCGGTGCCAG TGATGGTATGATTCGTGTGTTTACGGAGTCTGAGGACCGTGTGGCCAGTCCAGAGGACTTGCAGGCCTTTGAAGATGACCTCTCCAAAGCCACCATTGACCCCAAGACAGGTGACCTTGGAGACATCAAATTAGAGGAGCTTCCTGGAAGGGAGCACCTCAATGAGCCTG gGAATCGGGACGGACAGACACGACTGATCAAAGATGGACAGAAGGTGGAGGCATACCAATGGAGCATCAGTGATGGCCGATGGGTTAAAATTGGAGATGTAGTTGGTGGGTCAAACCAACAGACATCCAAGACAGTGATGTATGAGGGAAAG GAGTACGACTATGTCTTCACGATTGACGTGAATGAGGGTGGGCCATCCATGAAACTGCCTTACAACGTGTCAGACGACCCCTGGCTGACAGCACACAATTTCCTGCAGAAGAATGACCTCAGCCCCATGTTCCTGGACCAGGTTGCCAACTTTATAATAGAGAACACCAAAGGACACGTGTTGGGAACAGCCCAGCCAGAAGGTGTGGTGGACCCATTCACTG GATCGGGTCGCTATATCCCTGGGTCGTCAGACTCTAGGACAGGCCTTGGAGCTGATCCTTTTACCG GTTCTGGCCGCTACATCCCTGGTTCAGGTACGACCACAGGTGGTCCTGCTGGTGCGGCAGATCCCTTTACAG GTGGAGGTGCTTACTGCGCTGCTGCCCTCAGACAGATCCCAACCAATATCTACTACCCGAAAACAGACTGTGTGACCTTTGAGCAAGCCAATACCACTCAGATTATTG CCAAGCTAAAAGAACTGAACAGTGGAGCCACCCAGGTTCACAAGTTGTCGGAGGAAATTCTGGATAGCCTGGAGAGACTATTGGTGACCGTCTGTGGGCTCAAATCATTGGAGCAGCCCGCAACGATCCAGCAGATCAACCTGCTCTGGAAGGCCTCTCACTGGCCTGAAG ACATTGTGTTTCCTGTCCTGGATATCATGAGACTGGCCGTACGCCATCCACAGGTCAATGAGAGTCTCTGTGGTGAGGCAGAGGGCATCCAGTTTTGCAACCACCTGCTTAGCTTGATGAAGCCACAGGGTCGGCCAGCCAACCAGTTGTTAGCATTGCGGACTCTGTGTAACTGTTTTAGTGGCCAGCATGGCCGAGCCCTCCTCATGGCCCAGCGTGAGATGGTGCTGTCTCGTGCTGCTGACCTGGCCTCCGTCTGCAACAAAAACATCCACATTGCCTTGGCCACTCTGGTTCTCAATTATGCAGGCTGCCTGCATGGCCAGCCTGACCTTGAGGCCAAGGCCCAGTGCCTCTCTGTAGCTAGCACTGCCCTGGAGTCAGTGCAGGACATGGAGGCTGTTTTTAGGCTGCTGGTGGCCCTGGGCACCACCATGGCCTCAGACCAGACAGCTCAGGACTTGGCTCGATCCTTGGGTGTCAACTCCCAGATTTCAAAGTACTCCTCAATCTCAGACCCACCAAAGGTGGGTGAGTGTTGTCAGCTGGTTCTAAAAGAACTACAGTGA
- the plaa gene encoding phospholipase A-2-activating protein isoform X2, with translation MALSNSYRLRCSIPGHEMDVRGLASVALPDGAFVSVSRDRTGRVWVPNSSPDKGFTEMHCMSGHSNFVSCVCVIAPSEIHPRGLVVTGGNDNNICVFTMDQPQPLYTLKGHKNTVCTLSSGKFGTLLSGSWDTTAKVWLNEKCMMTLQGHSGAVWAVTILPEQGLMLSGSADKTIKLWKAGRCETTYTGHEDCVRGLAVISNTEFISCSNDASIRRWLVKGECVQVYYSHTNYIYSIAVFPNNEDFVSTGEDRSLRIWRKGECSQTIRLPAQSVWCCCILPNGDIVVGASDGMIRVFTESEDRVASPEDLQAFEDDLSKATIDPKTGDLGDIKLEELPGREHLNEPGNRDGQTRLIKDGQKVEAYQWSISDGRWVKIGDVVGGSNQQTSKTVMYEGKEYDYVFTIDVNEGGPSMKLPYNVSDDPWLTAHNFLQKNDLSPMFLDQVANFIIENTKGHVLGTAQPEGVVDPFTGSGRYIPGSGTTTGGPAGAADPFTGGGAYCAAALRQIPTNIYYPKTDCVTFEQANTTQIIAKLKELNSGATQVHKLSEEILDSLERLLVTVCGLKSLEQPATIQQINLLWKASHWPEDIVFPVLDIMRLAVRHPQVNESLCGEAEGIQFCNHLLSLMKPQGRPANQLLALRTLCNCFSGQHGRALLMAQREMVLSRAADLASVCNKNIHIALATLVLNYAGCLHGQPDLEAKAQCLSVASTALESVQDMEAVFRLLVALGTTMASDQTAQDLARSLGVNSQISKYSSISDPPKVGECCQLVLKELQ, from the exons ATGGCGTTGTCCAACTCGTACAGACTCAGGTGCTCCATTCCTGGGCACGAAATGGATGTTAGAGGGCTCGCAAGTGTCGCACTCCCTGACGGAGCTTTTGTGTCTGTGTCCAGAGATCGAACCGGAAGAGTCTGGGTCCCCAACTCCAG CCCAGACAAAGGTTTCACAGAAATGCACTGTATGTCCGGCCACTCGAATTTTGTATCCTGTGTATGCGTCATCGCTCCTAGTGAAATACATCCCCGAGGACTTGTTGTCACTGGTGGAAATGACAATAATATTTGTGTTTTCACAATGGACCAACCACAGCCCCTGTACACTCTCAAGGGTCACAAAAACACAG TTTGCACTCTTTCCTCTGGGAAGTTTGGGACATTATTGAGTGGCTCCTGGGACACCACAGCCAAAGTCTGGCTCAATGAGAAGTGCATGATGACTTTACAG GGCCACTCTGGCGCAGTATGGGCAGTAACCATTCTACCTGAACAAGGTTTAATGCTGTCTGGATCAGCAGACAAGACCATTAAGCTTTGGAAAGCTGGCCGCTGTGAGACGACCTATACTG GCCATGAGGACTGTGTGAGGGGGTTGGCAGTGATCAGCAATACAGAGTTCATCTCTTGCAGCAATGATGCCAGTATCAGGAGATGGCTGGTAAAAGGCGAATGTGTACAGGTCTATTACAGCCATACCAACTACATTTACAGCATAGCTGTGTTCCCTAATAACGAAG ATTTTGTGAGTACAGGAGAGGACAGGTCTTTGAGGATATGGAGGAAAGGAGAGTGTTCCCAAACCATCCGCCTCCCTGCACAGTCGGTGTGGTGCTGTTGCATTCTGCCAAATGGAGATATTGTTGTCGGTGCCAG TGATGGTATGATTCGTGTGTTTACGGAGTCTGAGGACCGTGTGGCCAGTCCAGAGGACTTGCAGGCCTTTGAAGATGACCTCTCCAAAGCCACCATTGACCCCAAGACAGGTGACCTTGGAGACATCAAATTAGAGGAGCTTCCTGGAAGGGAGCACCTCAATGAGCCTG gGAATCGGGACGGACAGACACGACTGATCAAAGATGGACAGAAGGTGGAGGCATACCAATGGAGCATCAGTGATGGCCGATGGGTTAAAATTGGAGATGTAGTTGGTGGGTCAAACCAACAGACATCCAAGACAGTGATGTATGAGGGAAAG GAGTACGACTATGTCTTCACGATTGACGTGAATGAGGGTGGGCCATCCATGAAACTGCCTTACAACGTGTCAGACGACCCCTGGCTGACAGCACACAATTTCCTGCAGAAGAATGACCTCAGCCCCATGTTCCTGGACCAGGTTGCCAACTTTATAATAGAGAACACCAAAGGACACGTGTTGGGAACAGCCCAGCCAGAAGGTGTGGTGGACCCATTCACTG GTTCTGGCCGCTACATCCCTGGTTCAGGTACGACCACAGGTGGTCCTGCTGGTGCGGCAGATCCCTTTACAG GTGGAGGTGCTTACTGCGCTGCTGCCCTCAGACAGATCCCAACCAATATCTACTACCCGAAAACAGACTGTGTGACCTTTGAGCAAGCCAATACCACTCAGATTATTG CCAAGCTAAAAGAACTGAACAGTGGAGCCACCCAGGTTCACAAGTTGTCGGAGGAAATTCTGGATAGCCTGGAGAGACTATTGGTGACCGTCTGTGGGCTCAAATCATTGGAGCAGCCCGCAACGATCCAGCAGATCAACCTGCTCTGGAAGGCCTCTCACTGGCCTGAAG ACATTGTGTTTCCTGTCCTGGATATCATGAGACTGGCCGTACGCCATCCACAGGTCAATGAGAGTCTCTGTGGTGAGGCAGAGGGCATCCAGTTTTGCAACCACCTGCTTAGCTTGATGAAGCCACAGGGTCGGCCAGCCAACCAGTTGTTAGCATTGCGGACTCTGTGTAACTGTTTTAGTGGCCAGCATGGCCGAGCCCTCCTCATGGCCCAGCGTGAGATGGTGCTGTCTCGTGCTGCTGACCTGGCCTCCGTCTGCAACAAAAACATCCACATTGCCTTGGCCACTCTGGTTCTCAATTATGCAGGCTGCCTGCATGGCCAGCCTGACCTTGAGGCCAAGGCCCAGTGCCTCTCTGTAGCTAGCACTGCCCTGGAGTCAGTGCAGGACATGGAGGCTGTTTTTAGGCTGCTGGTGGCCCTGGGCACCACCATGGCCTCAGACCAGACAGCTCAGGACTTGGCTCGATCCTTGGGTGTCAACTCCCAGATTTCAAAGTACTCCTCAATCTCAGACCCACCAAAGGTGGGTGAGTGTTGTCAGCTGGTTCTAAAAGAACTACAGTGA
- the plaa gene encoding phospholipase A-2-activating protein isoform X3, with translation MHCMSGHSNFVSCVCVIAPSEIHPRGLVVTGGNDNNICVFTMDQPQPLYTLKGHKNTVCTLSSGKFGTLLSGSWDTTAKVWLNEKCMMTLQGHSGAVWAVTILPEQGLMLSGSADKTIKLWKAGRCETTYTGHEDCVRGLAVISNTEFISCSNDASIRRWLVKGECVQVYYSHTNYIYSIAVFPNNEDFVSTGEDRSLRIWRKGECSQTIRLPAQSVWCCCILPNGDIVVGASDGMIRVFTESEDRVASPEDLQAFEDDLSKATIDPKTGDLGDIKLEELPGREHLNEPGNRDGQTRLIKDGQKVEAYQWSISDGRWVKIGDVVGGSNQQTSKTVMYEGKEYDYVFTIDVNEGGPSMKLPYNVSDDPWLTAHNFLQKNDLSPMFLDQVANFIIENTKGHVLGTAQPEGVVDPFTGSGRYIPGSSDSRTGLGADPFTGSGRYIPGSGTTTGGPAGAADPFTGGGAYCAAALRQIPTNIYYPKTDCVTFEQANTTQIIAKLKELNSGATQVHKLSEEILDSLERLLVTVCGLKSLEQPATIQQINLLWKASHWPEDIVFPVLDIMRLAVRHPQVNESLCGEAEGIQFCNHLLSLMKPQGRPANQLLALRTLCNCFSGQHGRALLMAQREMVLSRAADLASVCNKNIHIALATLVLNYAGCLHGQPDLEAKAQCLSVASTALESVQDMEAVFRLLVALGTTMASDQTAQDLARSLGVNSQISKYSSISDPPKVGECCQLVLKELQ, from the exons ATGCACTGTATGTCCGGCCACTCGAATTTTGTATCCTGTGTATGCGTCATCGCTCCTAGTGAAATACATCCCCGAGGACTTGTTGTCACTGGTGGAAATGACAATAATATTTGTGTTTTCACAATGGACCAACCACAGCCCCTGTACACTCTCAAGGGTCACAAAAACACAG TTTGCACTCTTTCCTCTGGGAAGTTTGGGACATTATTGAGTGGCTCCTGGGACACCACAGCCAAAGTCTGGCTCAATGAGAAGTGCATGATGACTTTACAG GGCCACTCTGGCGCAGTATGGGCAGTAACCATTCTACCTGAACAAGGTTTAATGCTGTCTGGATCAGCAGACAAGACCATTAAGCTTTGGAAAGCTGGCCGCTGTGAGACGACCTATACTG GCCATGAGGACTGTGTGAGGGGGTTGGCAGTGATCAGCAATACAGAGTTCATCTCTTGCAGCAATGATGCCAGTATCAGGAGATGGCTGGTAAAAGGCGAATGTGTACAGGTCTATTACAGCCATACCAACTACATTTACAGCATAGCTGTGTTCCCTAATAACGAAG ATTTTGTGAGTACAGGAGAGGACAGGTCTTTGAGGATATGGAGGAAAGGAGAGTGTTCCCAAACCATCCGCCTCCCTGCACAGTCGGTGTGGTGCTGTTGCATTCTGCCAAATGGAGATATTGTTGTCGGTGCCAG TGATGGTATGATTCGTGTGTTTACGGAGTCTGAGGACCGTGTGGCCAGTCCAGAGGACTTGCAGGCCTTTGAAGATGACCTCTCCAAAGCCACCATTGACCCCAAGACAGGTGACCTTGGAGACATCAAATTAGAGGAGCTTCCTGGAAGGGAGCACCTCAATGAGCCTG gGAATCGGGACGGACAGACACGACTGATCAAAGATGGACAGAAGGTGGAGGCATACCAATGGAGCATCAGTGATGGCCGATGGGTTAAAATTGGAGATGTAGTTGGTGGGTCAAACCAACAGACATCCAAGACAGTGATGTATGAGGGAAAG GAGTACGACTATGTCTTCACGATTGACGTGAATGAGGGTGGGCCATCCATGAAACTGCCTTACAACGTGTCAGACGACCCCTGGCTGACAGCACACAATTTCCTGCAGAAGAATGACCTCAGCCCCATGTTCCTGGACCAGGTTGCCAACTTTATAATAGAGAACACCAAAGGACACGTGTTGGGAACAGCCCAGCCAGAAGGTGTGGTGGACCCATTCACTG GATCGGGTCGCTATATCCCTGGGTCGTCAGACTCTAGGACAGGCCTTGGAGCTGATCCTTTTACCG GTTCTGGCCGCTACATCCCTGGTTCAGGTACGACCACAGGTGGTCCTGCTGGTGCGGCAGATCCCTTTACAG GTGGAGGTGCTTACTGCGCTGCTGCCCTCAGACAGATCCCAACCAATATCTACTACCCGAAAACAGACTGTGTGACCTTTGAGCAAGCCAATACCACTCAGATTATTG CCAAGCTAAAAGAACTGAACAGTGGAGCCACCCAGGTTCACAAGTTGTCGGAGGAAATTCTGGATAGCCTGGAGAGACTATTGGTGACCGTCTGTGGGCTCAAATCATTGGAGCAGCCCGCAACGATCCAGCAGATCAACCTGCTCTGGAAGGCCTCTCACTGGCCTGAAG ACATTGTGTTTCCTGTCCTGGATATCATGAGACTGGCCGTACGCCATCCACAGGTCAATGAGAGTCTCTGTGGTGAGGCAGAGGGCATCCAGTTTTGCAACCACCTGCTTAGCTTGATGAAGCCACAGGGTCGGCCAGCCAACCAGTTGTTAGCATTGCGGACTCTGTGTAACTGTTTTAGTGGCCAGCATGGCCGAGCCCTCCTCATGGCCCAGCGTGAGATGGTGCTGTCTCGTGCTGCTGACCTGGCCTCCGTCTGCAACAAAAACATCCACATTGCCTTGGCCACTCTGGTTCTCAATTATGCAGGCTGCCTGCATGGCCAGCCTGACCTTGAGGCCAAGGCCCAGTGCCTCTCTGTAGCTAGCACTGCCCTGGAGTCAGTGCAGGACATGGAGGCTGTTTTTAGGCTGCTGGTGGCCCTGGGCACCACCATGGCCTCAGACCAGACAGCTCAGGACTTGGCTCGATCCTTGGGTGTCAACTCCCAGATTTCAAAGTACTCCTCAATCTCAGACCCACCAAAGGTGGGTGAGTGTTGTCAGCTGGTTCTAAAAGAACTACAGTGA